One genomic window of Streptococcus mitis includes the following:
- a CDS encoding N-acetylmuramoyl-L-alanine amidase family protein has product MKKITLFGLSLAGLALLAFPHSGQAFELKEEWVVKCGVQYQDGKILRFNNGHEVDIKVLDLPKTEKIEWTVSLDGQDQTVNFLGQEKDKSMIGEEGRYLNFYVPYGYRGDIKVEAKSGNEVKTWSTKVVDDIHNDSGKRGYYRIEESNNQYTYLDAKWDYQTKTYTATLPETVNGQKVFAWADYDNGELKLEKLKTISHKYDDGGSFKELYPIVKAESWLKSNQNWYYQQQGQLVQKDWVYDKGTWYFMNDKGVMFNQTWLYQGSNWYAFKSSGAMIASDWLYDQGKWYYLSTSGAMKASTWVYDKGEWYYVSSSGAMIANDWVKDNGKWYYLSSSGKMLRNTYTPDGYYVGNSGAWQ; this is encoded by the coding sequence ATGAAAAAAATCACATTATTTGGTTTGTCTCTAGCTGGTCTAGCTTTACTGGCTTTTCCACATTCAGGGCAGGCATTTGAGCTTAAAGAAGAATGGGTTGTTAAGTGTGGAGTACAGTATCAAGATGGCAAGATTCTTCGGTTTAACAATGGTCATGAAGTGGATATCAAGGTCTTGGATTTGCCAAAAACTGAGAAAATCGAGTGGACGGTTAGTCTCGATGGTCAAGATCAGACTGTCAATTTCCTAGGTCAAGAAAAGGACAAGTCTATGATCGGGGAAGAAGGGCGTTACCTGAATTTCTATGTTCCATATGGCTATAGAGGAGATATCAAGGTCGAGGCTAAGAGCGGAAACGAAGTAAAGACCTGGTCAACGAAAGTTGTGGATGATATTCATAATGATAGTGGAAAGAGAGGTTACTATCGTATTGAAGAATCAAATAATCAATACACTTACCTAGATGCTAAATGGGATTATCAAACCAAGACTTACACTGCTACCTTACCAGAGACTGTCAATGGTCAAAAAGTCTTTGCTTGGGCAGATTATGATAATGGTGAATTGAAGCTTGAAAAACTAAAAACTATCAGTCATAAATATGATGATGGAGGATCTTTCAAAGAACTTTATCCGATTGTAAAAGCAGAAAGTTGGCTAAAATCAAACCAAAACTGGTACTACCAACAACAAGGTCAACTAGTGCAGAAGGATTGGGTTTATGACAAGGGAACTTGGTACTTTATGAATGATAAAGGAGTCATGTTCAATCAAACTTGGCTTTATCAAGGTAGCAACTGGTATGCCTTTAAATCATCAGGAGCCATGATTGCGAGTGACTGGCTTTACGATCAAGGCAAGTGGTACTATTTATCAACTTCAGGAGCCATGAAAGCAAGCACTTGGGTTTATGACAAGGGAGAATGGTATTATGTAAGTTCTTCTGGTGCCATGATTGCGAATGATTGGGTCAAAGACAATGGTAAGTGGTATTATCTGTCTTCATCAGGTAAGATGCTTCGCAATACCTACACGCCTGATGGTTACTACGTTGGCAACTCAGGTGCCTGGCAATAA